The sequence tctctATCTCCAATAATATCTCGGCTGCTTCTGCGGGTCCGATCTCCCACTTCCGCTTTTTTAGTGGTTACTCGGTCCcacattcttttttagtatagtATATATGATTGATGTTTAAGTCAGTAGCGTATTCATGTGGCACACGATCTCATTCTCATGCGCATTATAGTATAGTATGTACGCAAAAGAGCATACATCTGCTCTCTATACGCTaactttttttagtttttctaaaAAATACGTCTAATTCTTAAACCTGAAAGTAATGATTCCTTCTTCAATTTGTCAACTTAATCACGActccatttttttcattttcaatttagtATAAAATAGGTTTGATATTTGCTATTTTGTAGGTGCAGCTTAAATTATTATTAGCTCTATTTTAATAGCTTATcccatttttataaaatattaaagagtaGCTATAAACCTAAAGGAATAGTATTAGAAATAGACTTATGGTGTAGGGTAGggggaattttttttaaagtacaTTTCTAAGTAGAAATATACTATAATTTTGGAGTGATAATTGCAATCATTATATATTTCATGGTAATTCTTTTTAGTATCACTCTGTCGGATtatgaaaattgtattaataTAAAACGAATTCATATTATTGCTTAGTACTTCATGTACTGTTTGAAGTTTTGGGTATATACAATGTTGAATCAGTAAAAaccatatatttttataaactaGGCTCTTGTTTTTATATAATGCTTTAAAAGGCAGATGAGAAAGATGCTTGATAATGAATGAGATCATGTATACCACTATGTAAAGCAACtttatatattgtattttatttttagtataatgtatttttgtgttttcttgCTGCTTTTTTCcccaaatataaaaatatagttGGCCATTATCACGGCGTGTTTCTTAAAGCAGCTTTTGTAAATATTTGTCAAAAGAGGTacttgttgttattattatatagTAACACTCAAAAGTGTGAAAGGCATAAGGCTTTGTTCATATATGTCAATGTCATCCTAATGTTGATGATTACCAGTGGTTCTCTCAACAACCAAGCCAATAATTTTGTTTAATTGTTTGTCTGGTACACTTTCTGGGAGCTTATTATTGTTTCCCTCTTGATTTAGTTCTATAATGATCAACACTCTTTAACTTAATTTGTGGAACATATTTGACACAATGGAAATTAAAGACACCATGTGGTATCTTCTAGTGAACCACCTGAAACAAGAAGAAACTTAGAGTTGGGCTAGTGATTAGTGATTGTGCATGCGCTCAGATGATTAAGTTAGTATTGGTTTTAGCTCTTtaagaaaaaagataaaatcTAAATTTGCCTTTATCATTTTAGGGAAGTGTAGATTTATCCCTAATATATGAAATGGTACAACTTTAGTTGTAATGTTggcaagcaagatcaattttactgcAACCTCACGAGGCGTAGTTTGTCAGATTCGTTCTGGCTGTCCTCTTGGCTAGTGAATGAGGAGATGTGTTACAACTTCCTCTGTTAGACCCATGTGTCAATAGTTGGGTGTTTTCACTATGTTCACTTGTATCCGGGCCAGGCCAAGCCAAGCCCACATtgttctattttcttatgttaGGAAATAATGATCTTTAACCAACATTTTGTTTTGGCTTAATACGTTACCGTCCCTATACTTGACAACCGATTGGTCCcttaaacttacttaaaattaGTTATAACTTTGGAAACCAGGTTTCCTCATGTCCCTGGGATATACACAGAAGAACAAGTGGAAGCATGGAAGAAAGTAGTTGATGCAGTTCATCTGAAAGGTGCCATTATATTCTGTCAACTCTGGCACGTTGGCCGTGCATCTCATCAGGGTAATTTGATTTCCTATTTCTAGATTCTCTTCTCTTTGGATTCATTTTCAATCAGGTTTTTATCTTTTGCACAATTATTTTTTCAAACTATACATTAAATGTTCAAGTACTGACATTTTCTGATTGTGAATATGTGCCTATGAATCAGTTTATCAACCCGATGGAGCTGCACCTATATCGTCAACGAGCAAGGCCATCTCAAATAGGTGGAGGATTCTCATGCCAGATGGCAGCCACGCTGTATACCCCGAACCCAGGCCCTTGGAAACTACTGAAATACAGCACGTAGTAGAGGACTATCGCCAGGCAGCAGTCAATGCCCTTCGAGCAGGTTAGTATTCTGATATCAATGCTGAAATTTTAATAAGGAATAAGCAATGATGAACCGGTCTTCCTTTGCTCAAATAATCGGTTAAAAGATGTTACATTGTGCAGGCTTTGATGGAATTGAGATCCACGGGGCTCATGGTTACCTTATTGATCAGTTTCTAAAGGACGGGATCAATGACCGAACAGATGAATACGGTGGCTCAATCAACAACAGGTGCAGATTCTTAATGCAGGTTATTGAAGCAGTGGTTGCAGCAGTAGGTGCAGATCGAGTTGGTTTTAGAATGTCACCAGCAATTGATCACCTTGATGCCATGGATTCTGATCCTCTCAACTTGGGTCTAGCAGTGATTGAGAGGCTTAATAAACTTCAGTCAAACCTTGGATCGAAACTCACATATCTCCACGTGACTCAACCGCGCTACACAGCCTATGGCCAAACGGAATCAGGTAGGCAGGGCACAGAAGATGaagaaactaaactaatacgaGCGTTGAAAGGGGCTTACGAAGGGACTTTTATGTGTAGCGGCGGCTTCACGAGGGAGCTAGGAATAGAGGCTGTAGCTCAAAATGATGCAGACTTGGTATCCTACGGGCGACTTTTTATTTCGAACCCGGACCTAGTGTTGAGATTGAAGCTTAATGCACCTTTGAATAAGTATATCAGGAAGACTTTCTACACTCAGGATCCTGTTGTTGGGTACACAGACTACCCATTCTTGAGCAATGTGAATGAAAATCAGGCACTTTCACGCCTTTGAATGAGTATATCAGGCACTTTCACACAGTTTCACGCTCTTATGGATTATGGCATTAAATGAGCATGGTGTTGATATACTTTTTGCAGTAAGAAGTGAAGCAATTGAATGATATAAGGCTCTGGAACCTCTTATCCCTTTGTAATATTATCACAAATAAGGGTAATCTTATACAAATGAGACCAAATCTATTAATCTGAAAACTACTATTTGTCTATAAGCAGATAACTTTTACAGGTGCTCCTGTTTCCGTTCCGCCCCGTATAGATCTCTTTGTCATTGTGTGAAATTCACGTATATGTCATTGTATTCTCAAAATCACATTGCATTTCACATGCTAGAAAAATCGTCATGGTTATTTGTAACGCGCAAGTCCGTTACAATTGTGGGTGTTACAAATAAATTTGTAACAGCGTACAATTTGCATCTATTGTAACATGTGTTTAGCATGTCCTGTTACAAATATGACATATTGTTTGTTCTTCTAGTCTTtaggttttagtttttttttttttttttgttatttgctGAATTTATAACATACAACAGGTTATAGAATGCATCAAATAAAGTGCAAACTGAAtatcatataaatattaaacaaaTAAACATGACCATTATCTTACAATATATATGCATCGActtaaacaaaattaataaacacTTATATTAATCTTGAATACAACGTATAcaattataatgttttaaacaataaaattataaaagtctcCAAAACGATTTGCGATGTGACATCTTGTAAAAGTCATTCTTGAAGGCATCTTTTGTGTTGGTGACAAAGGAGACGATTCGGTGAATGACAAAATATGGAACTTCATATTGGCTCATTGGTCGTGATTGTTTCATGGCTTCTAAGATCCATCATGCGCCACGATCAATGAGCCTTCTGTACTAGAATAAAGAAGGATATAAAATTATTGAGAAAGACAAAAGAATTAGGAGCATATCAtcataaataattatttcaaaAGACAAATCAAAATAGAAAACAATTATGATGGTGACTTCATTCTTAATACTTACGTTCGAATTATCCTCGTTGAAAATGAAACGAAAAACCCTTTTCAGAAAAATGGGAACTTACAAATACAATTTTTGATAAGGATAAATTGGACAAATGGGTATTTCTTCTCTTCGCCATTAATCAAATATTCTCCATGATAACAAATATATTTTTGAGAAACAAATATATTATGTAcgcacaaataaataaatatatatgaatgaGAAGTTGGAAGGTCTAATCATATAAGTTATTGGAAGGTTACGCttagaaaagagagaaaaggatATGAATGGAAGAACATAACGTACAACAAAAGTTTAAGTGTttgattttttcaaaattttcattttaacgTGTGTTAAGTTTGACTTTTTCTAATCGGTCAAAACAACAAATGTTACAAATTCTCGGTCAACTGTGTGTTGACCAATATATTTATAAGGATCAGAAACTAAGCAtgtcataaaaaaattatttgtaaCACGCTAAGCTATGCCAACCTGATTTGACTAGACTCCATGCAAAGCACTTTCATAAAGATTGATAATTGGTATCATAACGGGGGCGCATCAGAGCACATTGCAAATACAATGTTActaatgatgtttttttttctactaGTATAGTTTGATTGATTTTTCTAATCTTACTACTAATCCTCCAAATGAGAAGATTGATCCAAGAAAGAAGAAACGAACTAAAGGGAAGGCTCGAGATT comes from Euphorbia lathyris chromosome 8, ddEupLath1.1, whole genome shotgun sequence and encodes:
- the LOC136202288 gene encoding 12-oxophytodienoate reductase 3 codes for the protein MAETTLFSPYKMGKFDLSHRVVLAPMTRCRALNGIPNAALVEYYRQRSTPGGFLITEGTLISPSAPGFPHVPGIYTEEQVEAWKKVVDAVHLKGAIIFCQLWHVGRASHQVYQPDGAAPISSTSKAISNRWRILMPDGSHAVYPEPRPLETTEIQHVVEDYRQAAVNALRAGFDGIEIHGAHGYLIDQFLKDGINDRTDEYGGSINNRCRFLMQVIEAVVAAVGADRVGFRMSPAIDHLDAMDSDPLNLGLAVIERLNKLQSNLGSKLTYLHVTQPRYTAYGQTESGRQGTEDEETKLIRALKGAYEGTFMCSGGFTRELGIEAVAQNDADLVSYGRLFISNPDLVLRLKLNAPLNKYIRKTFYTQDPVVGYTDYPFLSNVNENQALSRL